The following proteins come from a genomic window of bacterium:
- a CDS encoding ribonuclease J — translation MESSSIRFIPLGGLGEIGMNMMVFESANDIIVIDCGVMFPEEETPGVDLIIPEITYLLERKDKLRGIILTHGHEDHVGALPFFLQQLNVPLYGTRLTLGLIEPKLREFDLLDQTQRNIVKPRDQIILGDFRIEFIRVTHSIVDGVGLGIHTPIGTIVHSGDFKIDPTPVDGELMDLHKFTELGEQGVLLLLSDSTNVEREGYTLSEKDIGDTLDTIFAQAKGRIIAATFSSNIHRVQQIIDKAYKYGRSVAVTGKSMTSNVRIAADLGYLSIPENTFVQFGDIQRIQPDKTVIITTGSQGEPMSVLARLAMNEHKQIKINPGDTVIISARVIPGNEKSIARTINHLFRRGAEVYYERVSEIHVSGHASQEEQKLMLNMVRPKYFIPVHGEYRHLFYHVQLAQQIGIPANHTLIVEDGDIIELTPNSIRKVGETSANRVFVDGKGVGDVGDTVLRDRLHLASDGMFIIVIGINRLTGELVAEPEIVSRGFVFMEEAGDLIAESQELVKQILAEIPKESKTEWAIVKSEVTTGIRRFLYKRIERRPMILPVIIEL, via the coding sequence ATGGAATCTTCTTCAATTCGGTTCATTCCGCTAGGTGGATTAGGCGAAATCGGAATGAATATGATGGTATTCGAATCCGCAAACGATATCATTGTAATCGATTGTGGTGTGATGTTTCCGGAAGAAGAGACCCCCGGCGTAGATTTAATCATTCCGGAAATAACCTATCTGCTAGAACGAAAAGATAAACTTCGTGGAATTATTCTTACTCATGGGCATGAAGACCACGTCGGTGCGTTACCATTTTTCTTACAGCAACTTAATGTTCCGCTTTATGGAACGCGATTGACTCTTGGGCTGATTGAACCGAAACTGCGGGAATTCGATTTACTTGACCAAACACAACGGAACATCGTTAAACCACGCGACCAGATTATTCTCGGTGATTTTCGCATTGAGTTTATCCGGGTGACGCATAGTATCGTTGATGGTGTCGGATTAGGGATTCATACTCCAATAGGAACCATTGTGCACAGTGGCGATTTTAAAATTGACCCAACTCCGGTTGATGGCGAGTTAATGGATTTGCATAAGTTTACTGAGTTAGGTGAACAAGGAGTACTCTTATTATTATCTGATAGTACTAACGTTGAACGGGAAGGATATACCCTGTCCGAAAAAGATATTGGCGATACTCTCGATACGATTTTTGCTCAAGCGAAAGGTAGAATTATCGCGGCAACCTTCTCCAGCAATATCCATCGAGTACAGCAGATTATTGATAAAGCATATAAATATGGCCGGTCAGTAGCAGTAACTGGGAAAAGTATGACCAGTAATGTTCGTATCGCTGCTGACCTTGGGTATTTATCTATTCCGGAAAATACTTTCGTTCAATTTGGAGATATCCAACGGATTCAGCCGGATAAAACGGTGATAATAACTACTGGCAGTCAAGGGGAACCGATGTCAGTTCTGGCGCGACTTGCGATGAATGAACATAAACAGATTAAAATTAATCCTGGGGATACGGTAATCATTTCCGCTCGGGTTATTCCGGGAAATGAAAAATCTATCGCCCGAACAATAAATCATTTATTCCGACGTGGTGCCGAAGTATATTATGAACGGGTTTCAGAAATCCATGTTTCTGGTCATGCTTCGCAAGAAGAACAGAAACTCATGCTCAATATGGTTCGACCGAAATATTTCATTCCAGTTCATGGTGAGTATCGCCATTTATTTTATCATGTTCAACTAGCACAACAGATTGGAATCCCCGCCAACCATACCCTCATTGTTGAAGATGGTGATATAATTGAATTAACCCCGAATTCAATTCGGAAAGTCGGAGAGACCTCAGCGAACCGCGTTTTCGTTGATGGGAAAGGGGTTGGTGATGTCGGAGATACGGTGTTACGTGACCGATTGCATCTGGCATCCGACGGAATGTTCATTATCGTAATCGGCATCAATCGGTTAACTGGCGAACTGGTTGCGGAACCAGAAATTGTCAGTCGTGGATTCGTATTTATGGAAGAAGCCGGCGATTTAATTGCTGAATCCCAAGAATTGGTTAAACAAATTCTGGCTGAAATTCCAAAAGAAAGTAAAACAGAATGGGCAATAGTTAAAAGTGAAGTGACGACTGGGATTCGCCGATTCTTATATAAGCGAATAGAACGACGGCCAATGATTTTACCGGTTATAATCGAATTATAA
- a CDS encoding hydrogenase/urease maturation nickel metallochaperone HypA, whose protein sequence is MHEFGIAENILKTALAEAEKHQAKKIAAIYVTLGQLNYLKPETLQGAFEIVAKETIAATANIVVTEVPGTEITITNLDIE, encoded by the coding sequence ATGCATGAGTTTGGAATAGCAGAGAATATTTTAAAAACGGCACTTGCAGAAGCAGAAAAACATCAGGCGAAAAAAATAGCGGCTATCTATGTTACCCTCGGGCAACTAAACTATCTGAAACCAGAAACCTTGCAAGGAGCATTCGAAATCGTAGCGAAAGAAACGATTGCTGCAACCGCAAACATAGTTGTTACCGAAGTGCCAGGAACCGAAATCACCATCACCAACCTGGATATTGAATAG
- the hypD gene encoding hydrogenase formation protein HypD: protein MKFTDEFRNRTIAKGILAQIARYSQQIGKPIQLMEVCGTHTVTIFKFGIRDLLPKNIKLLSGPGCPVCVTTQQDIDTAISLTELESIIFTTFGDMLRVPGTNSSLQEQKANGKDVRVVYSCLDALEIAKNNPEKKVIFFAVGFETTSPTVAATLQLAAQSKINNFFIYPAHKLIPPAMRALLESGEVNINGFICPGHVSAVIGAKPYQFIPEQYRVGCVIAGFEPLDILQAIVMLLHQIVDQNPCVEIQYQRVVKPEGNPKARQMLYEVFEPADTTWRGLGTIPNSGLNLTKPYLRFNILETVPNIRLSSAVHRSSPCRCGEVLRGIITPPECALFRKKCTPDNPIGPCMVSSEGTCAAYYKYKRN from the coding sequence ATGAAATTTACCGATGAATTTCGGAATAGAACAATCGCAAAAGGGATTTTAGCGCAAATTGCCCGCTATTCTCAGCAAATTGGGAAACCAATTCAGTTAATGGAAGTTTGCGGAACACATACCGTTACGATATTTAAATTTGGAATTCGAGACCTATTACCGAAGAATATCAAACTTCTCTCTGGTCCAGGCTGTCCAGTCTGTGTTACCACGCAGCAAGATATTGATACTGCGATTTCGTTAACTGAACTCGAATCAATTATTTTTACGACCTTCGGAGATATGCTCCGCGTTCCCGGGACGAATTCATCGTTGCAAGAGCAAAAAGCTAACGGTAAGGATGTTCGCGTTGTGTATTCCTGTTTAGATGCATTAGAAATCGCTAAAAATAATCCGGAGAAGAAAGTAATCTTTTTCGCGGTCGGATTTGAGACAACGTCGCCAACGGTAGCTGCTACGCTCCAGCTAGCTGCACAGAGTAAGATTAATAATTTTTTCATTTATCCGGCACATAAACTTATTCCTCCGGCGATGCGGGCTCTGCTCGAATCGGGAGAAGTGAATATAAACGGATTCATCTGTCCGGGGCATGTGAGCGCCGTTATCGGCGCTAAACCATATCAATTTATCCCAGAACAATATCGAGTCGGCTGCGTTATTGCGGGATTCGAACCGTTAGATATTCTGCAGGCGATTGTAATGTTACTCCATCAGATTGTTGACCAGAATCCATGCGTTGAAATTCAATATCAGCGTGTGGTTAAACCAGAAGGAAATCCGAAAGCGCGTCAGATGTTATATGAAGTTTTCGAGCCAGCGGATACCACTTGGCGCGGGTTGGGAACGATTCCTAATAGCGGATTGAACTTAACCAAACCATATTTACGGTTTAATATTTTAGAAACAGTACCTAATATTCGTCTGTCATCTGCCGTCCATCGTTCTTCGCCATGTCGCTGCGGTGAAGTACTTCGTGGAATAATCACCCCGCCGGAATGCGCGTTATTCCGAAAAAAATGTACTCCAGACAACCCGATTGGACCGTGTATGGTTTCGAGCGAAGGAACCTGTGCGGCATATTATAAGTATAAGAGAAACTGA
- a CDS encoding HypC/HybG/HupF family hydrogenase formation chaperone: protein MCLGIPGKIIKIEGLTAIVDIGGVLRPVSLQLVENVTVGDYVLLHSGFAIQKMDEQDAKETLTLLRQLAELEPNT, encoded by the coding sequence ATGTGTTTAGGTATTCCGGGGAAAATAATTAAAATTGAAGGGTTAACTGCAATAGTTGATATTGGTGGAGTCCTCCGTCCGGTATCGCTGCAATTGGTTGAAAATGTTACGGTTGGCGATTACGTGCTTCTCCATTCTGGGTTCGCTATCCAAAAAATGGATGAACAGGATGCGAAAGAAACCTTAACTCTACTTCGGCAACTTGCAGAACTTGAACCCAATACATAG
- the hypF gene encoding carbamoyltransferase HypF, whose amino-acid sequence MNRRSRIVLQGVVQGVGYRPFIHRLAIKHGVAGWVMNTTQGLVIEAEGSAESLTAFIKEATTTHPPLAHIERFTITDLPQLGETEFIVRPSEKADDKLVHIPADICVCDDCVAELLNPADRRYRYPFINCVNCGARFTIIRDIPYDRKQTTMQKFQMCSRCEAEYHNLHHRRYHTQPNCCPECGPHYTLLDKTGKKIATSDAIIMTIQRLKQGEIIAVKGIGGFHLVCDATNDTAVRQLRARKKREAKPFAIMSGDIPTIRRYCEISPAEEQLLSSVQRPIVLLRKKKKVNFISEAVAPNNNYFGVMLPYAPLHHLLFQDNNFIALVMTSGNISDEPIVIENKVALKTFVDMVDGYLVHNRDIYHRCDDSIAMVVNRKPIVLRRARGYAPIPIRLATPMPEILGCGAELKNTFCLTKGEFAFISQHIGDLKSAETFVFYQETIARFEKLFRIKPQVIAFDLHPDYLSTQFAVEKIASQTQRMQGVQVQHHHAHIASVIAENQVDEKVIGIAMDGTGYGTDGNIWGCEFLLADEREFDRIAHLEYIPLPGGDVAAAENWRMALSYLYAIYGNDIANLDIPLVKAMDEDKLQLIIRIIEKKINAPLCSSAGRLFDAVSALIGIRLTATYEAQPAIELEMAVDENVPEQYSYRINEQENQLMISCRPMFEEIVTELKQRVPTSVIAAKFHNTVVAFAVDIAQRIRNQTGLNSVALSGGTFQNRIIVSRLIERLQELKFKVYTHQQMPPNDACVSFGQVVVANAQINQERTKEGENERTIRMF is encoded by the coding sequence ATGAATAGACGTTCCCGTATCGTTCTCCAAGGCGTGGTTCAGGGAGTCGGTTACCGCCCGTTTATTCATCGGTTAGCAATTAAACATGGGGTTGCCGGTTGGGTGATGAACACCACGCAAGGGCTGGTTATTGAAGCGGAAGGTTCAGCGGAATCGCTTACGGCATTTATTAAAGAAGCTACTACCACTCATCCGCCGTTAGCCCATATTGAACGATTTACGATTACCGATTTGCCACAATTAGGTGAAACCGAGTTTATCGTTCGTCCGAGCGAAAAAGCGGATGATAAACTTGTTCATATCCCAGCGGATATCTGCGTCTGTGATGATTGTGTTGCGGAACTCCTTAATCCTGCCGACCGAAGATATCGCTATCCGTTTATTAACTGCGTCAATTGCGGTGCTCGATTCACTATCATCCGTGATATCCCGTATGACCGCAAGCAGACAACCATGCAGAAGTTTCAAATGTGTTCACGTTGTGAAGCAGAATATCACAATCTCCATCATCGAAGATATCATACGCAACCGAACTGTTGTCCCGAGTGTGGTCCTCATTATACCCTCCTAGATAAAACTGGTAAGAAGATTGCTACTTCTGATGCGATTATTATGACGATTCAACGCTTGAAACAAGGAGAAATCATTGCGGTTAAAGGAATCGGCGGATTCCATCTGGTTTGCGACGCAACGAATGATACTGCGGTTCGACAGTTACGTGCTCGAAAAAAACGAGAAGCAAAACCGTTTGCGATAATGAGCGGAGATATACCGACTATTCGGCGATATTGCGAAATATCTCCGGCAGAAGAACAATTATTATCCAGTGTGCAGCGGCCGATAGTGTTATTGAGGAAAAAGAAAAAAGTTAATTTTATTTCCGAAGCAGTAGCTCCAAACAATAATTATTTCGGTGTGATGCTACCCTATGCACCGTTACATCATCTCTTATTTCAGGATAATAATTTTATTGCGTTGGTTATGACCAGCGGGAATATCAGCGATGAACCGATTGTTATTGAGAATAAAGTTGCACTAAAAACCTTTGTTGACATGGTAGATGGTTATCTTGTACATAATCGTGATATCTATCATCGCTGCGATGATTCGATTGCGATGGTGGTCAATCGGAAGCCGATTGTTTTGCGTCGCGCTCGTGGATATGCTCCGATACCCATCCGGTTAGCGACACCAATGCCAGAGATTCTCGGTTGTGGTGCGGAATTGAAGAATACCTTCTGTTTGACTAAAGGCGAATTTGCGTTTATCAGTCAACATATCGGCGATTTGAAATCCGCTGAAACGTTTGTGTTCTATCAGGAGACAATAGCTCGGTTTGAAAAATTATTCCGGATTAAACCACAGGTTATTGCCTTCGATTTACATCCGGATTATTTATCTACCCAATTTGCAGTCGAAAAAATCGCTAGCCAGACTCAACGAATGCAAGGGGTTCAGGTTCAACATCACCATGCACATATCGCTAGTGTCATTGCTGAAAACCAAGTAGATGAGAAAGTTATTGGCATTGCGATGGATGGTACCGGATACGGCACCGATGGCAATATCTGGGGTTGCGAATTTTTGCTCGCTGATGAACGGGAGTTCGACCGGATAGCGCATCTTGAATATATCCCGTTACCCGGCGGAGATGTTGCTGCTGCAGAAAACTGGCGGATGGCATTAAGTTATCTCTATGCTATCTACGGAAATGACATAGCGAATCTTGATATTCCGCTTGTGAAAGCAATGGATGAAGATAAACTTCAACTTATAATTCGGATAATCGAAAAGAAAATCAATGCACCGTTATGTTCCAGCGCAGGACGATTATTTGATGCGGTAAGTGCGCTGATAGGGATACGATTGACTGCAACTTATGAAGCGCAACCTGCGATAGAACTTGAAATGGCTGTTGATGAAAACGTTCCTGAACAATATTCATATAGAATAAACGAACAAGAAAATCAATTGATGATTAGTTGCAGGCCAATGTTCGAAGAAATCGTTACTGAACTCAAACAACGAGTTCCAACTTCGGTCATTGCGGCGAAGTTCCATAATACGGTCGTTGCGTTTGCCGTCGATATCGCGCAACGAATTCGAAACCAAACCGGATTGAATTCGGTCGCGTTAAGTGGCGGAACGTTCCAAAATCGGATTATAGTATCTCGATTAATCGAACGATTGCAAGAATTAAAGTTTAAGGTGTATACGCATCAGCAAATGCCACCGAACGACGCTTGCGTTTCATTCGGTCAAGTGGTTGTTGCTAATGCTCAAATCAATCAAGAAAGAACAAAGGAAGGTGAAAACGAAAGAACAATACGGATGTTTTGA